From the genome of Clostridia bacterium, one region includes:
- a CDS encoding penicillin acylase family protein, protein MSDVMPAVAARHYLRRRTRRFAVRVFIILLAVALAFALAFTVWLRNAASSSLPQLDGTIQLAGLSAPVHVTRDAQGVPHISAASAEDLFFAQGYVTAQDRLWEMDSTRRFAAGELSEVLGSGFLVQDKHQRILGLRQVAERAADNLSLRDRTFFDAYARGVNAYMEQHTNSLPLEFRLMRYSPRPWTPTDSFLVGAMMAEMLNHGFYEQKLTREKIAARLDPELVADLYVNSSYRDIVPVENSTEIQVEEASPTKRDDDAPNAPPIRHRRRKTRASLEQLSLTHFSDPLRPGSNDWVVSGTRTATGKPLLSNDMHLGHRLPNVWYEAHLQAGEIDVAGVTLPGLPFVIVGHNQRVAWGFTNVGPDVEDVFVENLNERGEYQTPDGWKPADRRQEIIRVKNGRDVTLEVEVTRHGPIITPLIPGEKRKLALKWIIYDPAALTFPFYEVNTASNWQEFRAAVARFGGPGQNVVYADVDGHIGYQATGLVPTRAAGDGSVPVNGADNAHEWTGYIPFEQMPTAFDPASGIIATANGRITPDGYPYSISTQWGSPYRTERIYRVLRADHKFTTADMLTLQTDVYSEFDRFLAERFAYAVDHSPKASDRAKRAAEILRKWDARVSKDSAAAAITTAARRHMARLMLEAKLGKDAALYSWFMSSVWLENALLFQQPRWLPQQYSSYNELLTAALEAAVADKSAPRNLDKWNYGKQNPVEISHPIFSRIPFLRSWSGPGVQPQSGNGNTIKQVGRKFGPSQRMTVDFADFDNSTLNLVNGQSGHPLSTHYNDQWSAWYNGTTFPLAFTPAAVQKARQHELVLEPAK, encoded by the coding sequence ATGTCAGACGTCATGCCCGCTGTCGCCGCTCGCCACTACTTACGCCGCCGCACTCGTCGTTTTGCAGTTCGCGTTTTCATCATCCTGCTCGCCGTCGCTCTAGCGTTTGCGCTCGCATTTACCGTGTGGCTGCGAAATGCTGCATCTTCTTCGCTGCCGCAGTTGGACGGCACCATCCAACTTGCAGGCCTCTCTGCGCCCGTCCATGTCACGCGTGACGCACAGGGCGTACCGCACATCTCTGCCGCGAGCGCGGAGGATCTTTTCTTCGCGCAGGGTTACGTCACCGCACAGGACCGCTTGTGGGAGATGGATTCCACACGCCGCTTTGCCGCCGGAGAACTCTCGGAAGTACTCGGTTCTGGATTCCTCGTGCAGGACAAACATCAACGCATCCTCGGACTGCGCCAGGTTGCGGAGCGCGCTGCCGACAATCTTTCTTTGCGGGATCGCACGTTCTTCGATGCCTACGCACGAGGCGTGAATGCATACATGGAGCAGCACACAAATTCGCTGCCGCTCGAGTTTCGCCTGATGCGCTACTCGCCGCGTCCGTGGACGCCGACGGATTCATTCCTCGTCGGTGCCATGATGGCCGAAATGCTGAATCATGGTTTCTACGAACAGAAACTGACGCGTGAAAAGATCGCCGCTCGCTTAGATCCAGAGCTCGTGGCCGACCTCTACGTGAACTCTTCCTACCGTGACATCGTACCTGTCGAGAACAGTACGGAGATTCAGGTTGAAGAGGCTTCTCCCACAAAGCGCGATGATGACGCGCCGAATGCACCGCCGATACGACACCGCCGCCGGAAAACTCGTGCTTCCCTTGAGCAACTATCGCTGACACACTTCTCTGATCCACTACGGCCTGGCTCAAATGACTGGGTTGTTTCCGGCACGCGCACCGCTACAGGCAAACCTCTGCTCTCGAACGACATGCACCTTGGCCACCGTCTCCCAAATGTCTGGTATGAGGCGCATCTCCAGGCTGGCGAGATCGATGTTGCGGGCGTGACCCTTCCCGGTCTCCCGTTTGTCATCGTCGGCCACAACCAGCGCGTGGCATGGGGCTTCACCAACGTTGGTCCCGACGTTGAAGATGTGTTTGTGGAAAACCTCAACGAGCGCGGCGAGTATCAGACTCCCGATGGCTGGAAGCCTGCGGACCGAAGGCAGGAAATCATCCGCGTAAAGAACGGCCGCGACGTCACCCTGGAAGTAGAGGTAACGCGGCATGGCCCAATCATCACACCTCTGATTCCCGGCGAGAAACGCAAGCTCGCGCTCAAGTGGATCATCTATGATCCGGCGGCGCTTACGTTCCCGTTTTATGAAGTGAACACGGCAAGCAATTGGCAGGAGTTCCGGGCTGCCGTCGCCCGCTTCGGAGGCCCCGGGCAGAACGTCGTTTACGCCGACGTCGACGGGCACATCGGATACCAGGCCACTGGGCTCGTCCCTACGCGCGCCGCGGGCGACGGATCCGTCCCCGTGAATGGCGCCGACAACGCGCACGAGTGGACGGGCTATATACCATTCGAACAGATGCCCACCGCTTTCGACCCCGCCTCCGGCATCATTGCCACTGCGAACGGGCGCATTACGCCCGACGGCTATCCGTACTCCATCAGCACGCAGTGGGGCTCACCTTATCGAACGGAACGCATTTATCGCGTGCTCCGCGCGGACCACAAGTTCACAACCGCGGACATGCTCACTTTGCAGACCGACGTGTATTCCGAGTTCGACCGCTTCCTCGCCGAGCGATTCGCTTACGCTGTCGATCACTCGCCTAAGGCGTCCGATCGCGCAAAGCGTGCGGCAGAAATTCTGCGCAAATGGGACGCGCGGGTCAGCAAAGATTCCGCCGCAGCGGCCATCACTACCGCCGCCCGGAGGCACATGGCGCGTCTTATGCTTGAGGCTAAGCTAGGTAAAGACGCCGCTCTCTACAGCTGGTTCATGTCATCCGTATGGCTGGAGAATGCGTTGCTATTCCAGCAGCCAAGATGGCTGCCGCAGCAGTACTCCAGCTACAACGAACTGCTTACCGCCGCCCTTGAGGCCGCGGTTGCCGACAAGAGCGCGCCACGGAATCTAGATAAGTGGAACTACGGCAAGCAAAACCCCGTCGAAATATCGCACCCAATCTTCAGCCGGATTCCTTTCCTGCGTTCCTGGAGTGGTCCGGGAGTTCAGCCACAGTCTGGGAATGGCAACACGATTAAGCAGGTCGGTCGCAAATTCGGCCCGTCACAGCGCATGACCGTGGACTTTGCTGATTTCGACAACTCCACGCTCAACCTCGTGAACGGCCAATCAGGACATCCGCTCAGCACACACTACAACGACCAGTGGAGCGCCTGGTACAACGGCACTACTTTCCCGCTGGCGTTCACTCCGGCGGCGGTGCAGAAGGCACGCCAGCATGAACTCGTTCTAGAGCCTGCCAAATAG
- a CDS encoding TadE/TadG family type IV pilus assembly protein — MRHAGKQRGGTLVEFAIVLPIFVSMMFIIFDFARALQTYHTMTNAAREGARFSVAPYYGSNELPSADAVQARVCDYMRPGAVFCGSGPDNATVTVSQSVTNTVNGVSTTFTEVDVTTPYRFKLLRFATITLATKAVMRNENNAIP, encoded by the coding sequence ATGAGACATGCAGGCAAGCAACGCGGTGGAACGCTGGTCGAGTTTGCGATCGTGCTCCCGATTTTCGTGTCGATGATGTTCATCATCTTCGACTTCGCGCGTGCGCTGCAGACGTATCACACGATGACGAACGCGGCGCGCGAAGGCGCACGGTTTTCAGTCGCACCGTATTACGGATCGAACGAACTGCCGTCCGCAGATGCCGTGCAGGCGCGCGTCTGCGATTACATGCGCCCTGGCGCGGTCTTCTGCGGAAGCGGCCCGGACAACGCGACCGTCACGGTCTCGCAATCGGTCACGAACACGGTCAATGGCGTGAGTACCACGTTCACAGAGGTTGATGTGACCACGCCCTATCGCTTTAAGCTTTTGCGGTTCGCCACGATCACTCTCGCGACAAAGGCGGTCATGCGCAATGAAAACAATGCGATCCCATAA
- a CDS encoding sigma-54 dependent transcriptional regulator — MRCRFVDHRVEFFAVLSDKLGAGFELLPAEPDDEALLLADVIIVGMPGLENPEFHASLTRLQHVIRNRAGIPVVAFLPSPERQLTRIAVAAGAYDYFPEVGSMEELRIVLRRAAQFYELNIELTRLRSTTQGPGFNCIIGTHRKMQAVLTFASKVAATDASALITGETGTGKELMARAIHSASPRAEQPFVAVACSSLPETLIEAELFGHERGAFTGATTMRQGRFEAAASGTIFLDEIGELSPGLQVKLLRVLQEHSFERLGSNQPRPMEARVICATNRSLPELVKAGIFRADLYYRLNTIEIKLPALRERRDDIALLAHAFLRQYAEKHNRPARRISPVALAVLQEHQWPGNIREVQNVMERAVVICDDCEVRLEHLPLEMGGWEEEFGASFEDEVRSFKRRLIQRALLEFDNNKLQAARSLKIARSSLHRLIDELDVSPPPAADVRLMH, encoded by the coding sequence ATGAGGTGTAGATTCGTCGATCACAGGGTTGAGTTCTTTGCAGTTCTTTCTGACAAATTAGGTGCTGGATTTGAGCTACTGCCTGCCGAACCGGACGACGAAGCACTATTACTGGCCGACGTGATCATCGTCGGCATGCCTGGTCTCGAAAACCCGGAATTCCACGCCTCTCTCACCAGACTTCAGCATGTCATCCGTAATCGTGCCGGCATTCCAGTAGTGGCTTTCTTACCTTCCCCAGAACGCCAACTGACTCGCATAGCCGTCGCGGCAGGCGCGTACGACTACTTCCCCGAAGTCGGAAGCATGGAAGAACTTCGGATCGTGCTGCGTCGAGCCGCGCAGTTTTATGAACTAAACATCGAGCTCACGCGTCTTCGCTCCACGACGCAAGGCCCGGGCTTCAACTGCATTATCGGCACACACCGCAAGATGCAGGCAGTCCTTACATTTGCCTCCAAGGTCGCGGCCACAGATGCGTCTGCACTCATTACAGGCGAAACCGGCACAGGCAAGGAATTGATGGCCCGCGCCATTCACTCGGCGAGCCCGCGCGCCGAACAGCCCTTTGTCGCCGTCGCTTGCTCCAGCCTGCCTGAAACCCTGATTGAAGCGGAACTCTTTGGGCACGAGAGAGGCGCATTTACCGGTGCCACTACAATGCGCCAGGGCCGATTCGAAGCCGCTGCTAGCGGAACGATTTTCCTCGACGAGATCGGCGAGCTTTCCCCCGGCTTGCAGGTCAAGTTGCTGCGCGTTTTGCAGGAACACTCCTTCGAACGCCTTGGCAGCAATCAACCTCGCCCAATGGAGGCGCGTGTCATATGCGCCACCAACCGCTCGCTCCCTGAACTGGTCAAGGCCGGCATCTTCCGCGCTGACCTCTATTACCGGCTTAACACGATCGAGATCAAGTTGCCTGCATTGCGAGAACGCCGGGACGATATTGCACTGCTCGCGCACGCCTTCCTTCGCCAGTACGCGGAGAAGCACAACCGTCCTGCTCGTCGCATCAGTCCGGTGGCCCTGGCCGTATTGCAGGAGCATCAGTGGCCCGGCAACATTCGCGAAGTGCAGAATGTGATGGAGCGCGCAGTGGTCATCTGTGATGACTGCGAGGTTCGCCTTGAGCACCTTCCGCTGGAAATGGGCGGCTGGGAGGAGGAATTCGGCGCATCCTTCGAAGATGAGGTACGGAGCTTCAAGCGCCGGCTCATCCAGCGCGCACTGCTCGAGTTCGACAACAACAAGCTCCAGGCGGCCCGCTCGCTCAAGATCGCCCGCTCCTCCCTGCACCGCCTCATCGACGAACTGGATGTTTCCCCTCCCCCTGCCGCTGACGTACGCCTCATGCACTGA
- a CDS encoding Flp family type IVb pilin gives MEMLRTMWTDDSGQDLAEYAMLVALIAFIVIAGVTLFGGNLLAWWNGVAGTIGGWATG, from the coding sequence ATGGAAATGCTTCGCACGATGTGGACAGATGATTCGGGTCAGGATCTCGCCGAGTACGCAATGCTCGTCGCCCTGATCGCGTTCATCGTCATCGCTGGCGTCACACTCTTCGGCGGGAATTTGCTCGCTTGGTGGAACGGCGTTGCTGGAACAATCGGCGGCTGGGCAACCGGCTAA
- the cpaB gene encoding Flp pilus assembly protein CpaB codes for MNRNRLIMVGVLALAVAGFITFAGFRVVRKAIDGSKRPMTPVVVAAADLNVGQRLEERYLRTVEIPSSDLPSGVFNSVPEIVGRGVIVPMAKNELVLSNKLASEKAGAGLPSMIPTKMRAVSVKVNEVISVAGFVSPGTHVDVLLTGSPSARQGSSDVMTTTVLENVEVLAAGKEMQQNPEGGKPQQVTVITLLVSPDEAQKLALASNEGKIQLALRNPLDLDKSNPVAVRNVALYHAPALPEVAVKRIKAGPKKAVDVPPPQAYLVETIRGDKRDVTKF; via the coding sequence ATGAATCGCAATCGGCTGATCATGGTCGGAGTGCTGGCGCTGGCAGTAGCGGGTTTTATTACCTTCGCCGGGTTCCGTGTTGTGCGCAAGGCTATCGACGGCAGCAAGAGACCGATGACACCGGTCGTTGTCGCAGCCGCGGACCTCAACGTCGGCCAGCGACTCGAAGAGCGCTATCTGCGCACGGTGGAGATTCCCTCGTCCGATCTGCCCAGCGGCGTCTTCAATAGCGTGCCAGAAATCGTAGGGCGCGGCGTGATCGTGCCGATGGCCAAAAATGAACTGGTTCTATCCAACAAGCTTGCGTCCGAGAAAGCCGGTGCCGGACTGCCATCGATGATCCCCACCAAAATGCGAGCAGTCTCGGTCAAGGTGAATGAGGTCATCTCCGTTGCAGGGTTTGTCAGTCCCGGGACCCACGTCGACGTCCTGCTCACTGGCTCTCCTTCGGCTCGCCAGGGCTCGTCCGACGTGATGACAACAACGGTGCTGGAAAACGTCGAGGTTCTTGCGGCCGGCAAGGAGATGCAGCAGAACCCCGAGGGCGGCAAGCCGCAACAGGTCACCGTCATCACGCTTCTCGTCTCGCCGGACGAAGCGCAGAAACTGGCTCTCGCCTCCAACGAAGGAAAAATACAGCTCGCCTTGCGCAATCCCCTGGATCTCGACAAGTCAAATCCGGTCGCCGTCCGGAACGTTGCGCTCTACCACGCACCGGCTCTGCCCGAAGTCGCAGTGAAGCGGATAAAGGCTGGACCCAAGAAAGCAGTCGATGTGCCGCCGCCGCAAGCATACCTGGTGGAAACCATCAGGGGCGACAAGCGCGATGTTACGAAGTTCTAG
- a CDS encoding A24 family peptidase, with translation MWKAIVITFAITAAFSDLRWRKIPRVLTVGGFVAGLVYHGINGGFLSALGAAIVGFGIGIALFSLGAIGGGDVKLIAALGAMLGFPSWSYAMLVSILAAGLIALVQVIRLRVLRRTLHNMAEILRSFYKAGLRQHPDLNVSNPSMVRSPFGVAAALGTVAAVFRL, from the coding sequence ATGTGGAAGGCCATTGTCATAACGTTCGCGATCACGGCGGCTTTCTCAGACTTGCGCTGGCGAAAGATCCCGCGGGTGTTAACCGTAGGAGGCTTTGTCGCCGGACTTGTATACCACGGCATCAACGGTGGGTTCTTAAGCGCTCTTGGCGCCGCCATCGTGGGCTTTGGAATTGGTATAGCCCTGTTCTCTTTGGGTGCGATTGGCGGCGGCGACGTGAAATTGATTGCGGCGTTGGGCGCGATGCTGGGCTTCCCGTCCTGGTCTTACGCAATGCTTGTGTCGATTCTGGCGGCCGGTCTCATCGCTCTCGTGCAGGTGATCCGGTTGCGAGTTCTGCGACGCACCTTGCACAACATGGCCGAAATTCTGAGGAGCTTTTACAAAGCAGGACTGCGCCAACATCCTGATCTGAATGTCTCAAACCCCTCCATGGTCAGGTCGCCATTCGGCGTGGCAGCAGCGTTGGGGACAGTCGCAGCGGTGTTCAGACTATGA
- a CDS encoding FMN-binding protein: protein MKKILFATLMVAMLICGSLSAETLLTEAQALKIVFPKSQTVERDTKSLTGEQRQKLQQSTRLRFPEQQYTFYVAKSKGQIDGHALVLDEIGKHENITFIVGVSPKGEVLEVAVMEYRESRGGEVKEQRFLRQFHGKKQADEIAVNKDIMNYTGATLSSHAIARGVKRALALVDTFYGTSK, encoded by the coding sequence ATGAAGAAAATACTGTTCGCCACGCTGATGGTCGCGATGCTGATCTGCGGTTCGCTCTCGGCTGAAACACTGCTTACCGAGGCGCAGGCGCTGAAGATCGTCTTCCCTAAGTCGCAGACAGTCGAGCGCGACACAAAGTCGTTAACCGGCGAACAACGCCAAAAGCTGCAACAGAGCACCAGGCTGCGCTTTCCCGAGCAGCAGTACACGTTTTATGTCGCGAAGAGTAAGGGGCAGATTGATGGCCACGCTCTGGTATTGGATGAGATAGGAAAGCACGAGAACATCACATTCATCGTCGGCGTAAGTCCGAAGGGCGAAGTCCTGGAAGTCGCCGTGATGGAGTATCGCGAGTCGCGCGGCGGAGAGGTCAAGGAGCAACGATTCCTGCGGCAGTTTCACGGCAAGAAGCAGGCGGACGAGATAGCCGTTAACAAGGACATCATGAACTATACGGGCGCTACGCTCTCATCGCACGCGATCGCCAGGGGAGTAAAGCGCGCCCTGGCGCTGGTCGATACCTTCTATGGCACGAGCAAGTAA
- a CDS encoding bifunctional homocysteine S-methyltransferase/methylenetetrahydrofolate reductase has product MPSLFLTRLQRGPILCDGAMGTLLYAKGVFINRCYDELNLSQPDLIRGIHQSYVKAGAEVIETNTFGANSFRLARHGCQDKVADINHAGVRLAREAAGNTEVMVAGSVGPLGVRIEPLGKIAYDEARQSFVEQIRILVEAGVDLLILETFGYLEELHQAILAAREVDANIPIVAQVTIDEEGNCLDGSLPETYAARLEEWGANVIGCNCSVGPAAMLDAVESVRSATTLPISAQPNAGMPRSVEGRNIYLCSPEYMASYARRYIAAGVRLVGGCCGTTPEHIRAMKSALRVGEARTSSFRVSTETTAHALEPVPIATRSLLGRRLAEREFIAMVEVVPPRGTDAQREIEAAIYLKSVGVDSINIPDSPRASARMSNQALCTLVQQRVGIETVLHYTCRDRNVLSIQSDLLGASAIGIRNLICITGDPPKLGNYPDATAVFDVDSIGLVNIVRNLNKGLDIGGNPIGTATSFVLGVGANPGSPNIDEEIRRFEFKVQAGAEFAVTQPVFDVSLLESFLRRIEHCRIPVLAGIWPLTSVRNAEFMKNELRVSVPDSIIERMACATSAEAAREEGVTIAREMLMQVRQSVQGVQISAPLGRYAAAVDVLEVLGSNQGASV; this is encoded by the coding sequence ATGCCAAGTTTGTTCCTGACCCGACTTCAGCGCGGTCCCATCCTGTGCGATGGGGCCATGGGCACTCTGCTATATGCTAAGGGCGTCTTCATCAATCGCTGCTACGACGAACTGAACCTGTCGCAGCCCGATCTCATTCGCGGCATCCATCAGTCTTACGTCAAGGCGGGCGCCGAGGTCATCGAGACCAACACCTTCGGAGCGAACTCGTTCCGCCTTGCACGTCATGGTTGCCAGGACAAAGTCGCGGATATTAACCATGCTGGCGTTCGCCTTGCGCGCGAGGCCGCGGGCAACACAGAGGTCATGGTCGCTGGCTCCGTCGGCCCGCTCGGTGTGCGCATCGAACCGCTCGGCAAGATCGCCTACGATGAAGCGCGGCAGTCCTTCGTGGAACAGATCCGAATATTGGTAGAAGCCGGTGTGGATCTTCTCATCCTGGAAACCTTCGGCTACCTCGAAGAATTGCACCAGGCAATTCTCGCGGCTCGTGAGGTCGATGCCAACATTCCCATCGTCGCGCAGGTAACGATCGACGAAGAAGGCAACTGCCTCGATGGTTCCTTGCCAGAAACCTATGCCGCGCGTCTCGAAGAGTGGGGCGCAAACGTCATAGGCTGTAATTGCAGCGTAGGCCCCGCGGCCATGCTGGACGCAGTGGAGTCCGTACGAAGCGCGACAACCCTGCCAATCTCTGCCCAACCGAACGCGGGCATGCCCCGCAGTGTCGAAGGGCGGAACATCTATCTTTGCTCGCCTGAATACATGGCCAGCTACGCTCGCCGCTACATAGCGGCCGGAGTCCGTCTGGTTGGTGGTTGCTGCGGCACCACGCCGGAACATATTCGCGCCATGAAGTCTGCATTGCGCGTAGGCGAGGCGCGCACGAGTTCCTTCCGCGTCTCCACCGAAACTACGGCACACGCGCTGGAACCCGTTCCGATTGCAACGCGCTCGCTGCTGGGGCGCAGACTGGCGGAGCGCGAGTTCATCGCCATGGTGGAAGTGGTGCCGCCGCGCGGCACCGACGCACAACGCGAAATCGAAGCCGCAATCTATCTCAAGTCTGTTGGCGTGGACAGCATCAACATCCCCGACAGTCCCCGCGCTTCGGCGCGCATGAGCAACCAGGCGCTCTGTACCCTTGTGCAGCAACGGGTAGGGATCGAAACCGTGTTGCACTACACCTGCCGTGACCGCAATGTCCTCAGTATTCAGAGCGACCTGCTTGGCGCTTCCGCCATCGGCATCAGGAATCTGATCTGCATTACCGGCGATCCGCCGAAGCTTGGCAACTATCCTGACGCAACCGCCGTATTCGATGTTGATTCCATTGGCCTCGTAAACATCGTCCGCAACCTAAACAAGGGCCTCGATATCGGCGGCAATCCCATTGGAACCGCCACCTCGTTTGTGCTGGGCGTGGGCGCTAATCCCGGCAGCCCGAACATAGACGAAGAGATTCGGCGCTTTGAATTCAAGGTGCAGGCTGGTGCCGAGTTTGCAGTCACCCAGCCGGTCTTCGACGTTTCACTGCTGGAAAGTTTCCTTCGCAGGATCGAGCACTGCCGCATCCCGGTGCTGGCCGGCATTTGGCCCCTAACCAGCGTACGAAATGCCGAGTTCATGAAGAACGAATTGCGAGTCTCCGTGCCGGACTCCATTATCGAGCGCATGGCCTGCGCCACTTCGGCGGAAGCCGCACGCGAGGAGGGTGTCACTATCGCGCGCGAAATGCTTATGCAGGTACGACAATCAGTGCAGGGCGTTCAGATCAGTGCGCCCTTGGGCCGCTATGCAGCCGCCGTTGACGTGCTGGAGGTCCTCGGTTCCAACCAAGGCGCGTCTGTTTAG
- a CDS encoding TadE/TadG family type IV pilus assembly protein — MKTMRSHKGCQRGTQLVEMAIALPILLIISVIIYEGGRMILLHEVLNNAAREGARLSILEQNKYPVDCSAGCACPPECVEQQLKNAVMAYAARNGISDLTSAQITVRQDCQVPLTAPTTYLGCSTTCSTGGCMTASQISIQYQYTYKYLPSLHAGVPATVAIGTQAEFRNMY, encoded by the coding sequence ATGAAAACAATGCGATCCCATAAAGGTTGCCAGCGTGGCACACAACTCGTCGAGATGGCCATAGCGCTCCCTATTTTGTTGATCATTTCGGTCATCATTTACGAGGGCGGCAGAATGATCCTCTTGCATGAGGTGCTCAATAATGCGGCCCGTGAAGGCGCGCGCCTTTCGATCCTGGAGCAGAACAAGTACCCGGTCGATTGCAGCGCAGGATGCGCTTGCCCTCCCGAGTGCGTCGAGCAGCAGCTTAAGAATGCGGTGATGGCGTATGCCGCCCGCAACGGAATCTCAGACCTGACGAGCGCACAGATCACAGTCCGGCAGGACTGCCAGGTGCCGCTTACCGCGCCGACAACGTACCTCGGCTGTAGCACTACCTGCTCTACCGGCGGTTGCATGACTGCGTCACAGATATCGATTCAATACCAATACACGTACAAGTATCTTCCCAGCCTCCACGCTGGAGTGCCGGCGACAGTTGCCATCGGCACACAGGCGGAGTTCAGGAACATGTACTAG
- a CDS encoding Flp family type IVb pilin yields the protein MARNIRKVLLDDHGQDLAEYAMLIGLIALLVVVGVVGFGGQLAAGYTSMAGRLSAALNP from the coding sequence ATGGCTCGCAACATTCGAAAAGTTCTTTTGGATGATCACGGTCAAGACCTTGCTGAGTACGCAATGCTTATCGGCCTCATTGCATTGCTTGTGGTCGTGGGCGTTGTCGGCTTCGGCGGGCAACTAGCGGCCGGATATACCAGCATGGCAGGCCGCTTGAGCGCCGCACTTAATCCGTAA
- a CDS encoding YncE family protein: MKRAALAVFTLALAGGILISCGGGGNNTGSNAPVISKIANRVLVSNSFNGELSIVDAAKDLLSGFKITVGGMPQFMVVSDSKNTTLVFESDSNNITAVDNATETRIAAFTMPSWTESVTVTSDGKTAYAAVRNATVENSRPGAIQIMDLRDTQKITGTINVPNVRWIAMDHQGKKLLAFSDGADTVKLIDLTTEAKTPADIAGPFSRPVAAYFSSDDSKAYILSCGAECGGAAVANVTELTIATGAVRKVDVPAATIGVLDGNNLYVAGAPNGSGGAFSAVDTSTMTIVAGTPVTIGPGFHSRIALAGGKVWIGARNCQGSGCLSIVNVSDKSVLIDNPGPGQTSKGDVTGITTVANRNVMYVVEGAELRVYDISTGNEMQTQLDVVGIATDVKSIT; encoded by the coding sequence TTGAAAAGAGCGGCTCTTGCAGTTTTTACTCTCGCCCTCGCGGGTGGAATACTGATTTCGTGCGGTGGCGGCGGTAACAATACCGGCTCCAACGCCCCGGTGATCAGCAAAATCGCGAACCGCGTATTGGTATCGAACAGCTTCAACGGCGAGTTGTCGATTGTGGACGCGGCGAAAGACCTGCTCAGCGGGTTTAAAATCACTGTGGGCGGGATGCCGCAGTTCATGGTGGTTTCCGACAGCAAGAACACCACATTGGTGTTCGAGTCCGACTCCAACAATATTACCGCCGTGGATAACGCCACAGAGACGCGCATCGCCGCCTTCACGATGCCAAGCTGGACTGAGAGCGTTACTGTGACTTCCGACGGCAAGACCGCGTATGCGGCCGTTCGCAATGCCACGGTAGAGAACAGCAGGCCCGGCGCGATCCAGATCATGGACTTGCGCGACACGCAGAAGATCACTGGAACGATCAACGTGCCAAACGTGCGTTGGATCGCCATGGATCACCAGGGCAAGAAGTTGCTGGCCTTTAGCGATGGCGCAGACACGGTGAAACTCATTGACTTAACGACCGAGGCAAAAACGCCGGCGGATATCGCCGGGCCGTTCTCGCGTCCGGTTGCCGCGTATTTCAGCTCCGACGATTCCAAAGCCTACATTCTGAGCTGCGGTGCAGAGTGCGGTGGCGCCGCCGTGGCAAACGTGACGGAGTTGACGATCGCCACAGGCGCGGTTCGAAAAGTAGATGTGCCCGCAGCGACCATAGGCGTGTTAGACGGAAACAATCTGTACGTTGCGGGTGCCCCCAATGGATCAGGCGGGGCCTTTAGCGCCGTTGATACATCGACGATGACGATTGTAGCGGGTACTCCAGTGACAATTGGCCCCGGATTCCACTCGCGAATCGCTTTAGCCGGCGGCAAGGTGTGGATCGGTGCGCGCAATTGTCAGGGTAGCGGCTGCCTTTCCATCGTGAACGTGAGTGACAAGTCGGTCCTTATCGATAACCCAGGACCTGGCCAGACATCGAAGGGAGACGTTACCGGTATCACGACGGTTGCAAATCGTAATGTCATGTACGTTGTCGAAGGAGCGGAATTGAGGGTTTATGACATATCGACAGGCAACGAGATGCAAACGCAACTGGACGTTGTCGGTATTGCGACGGACGTGAAGTCGATAACGTAG
- a CDS encoding exodeoxyribonuclease VII small subunit, which produces MPKFEECLERLEKIVDQLEKGDIPLEQALKLFEEGIQLSNSCRKELEDAEGKVEILLKQNGKLQAEPFEPPAERAEAKR; this is translated from the coding sequence TTGCCTAAGTTCGAAGAGTGTCTTGAGCGGTTGGAAAAGATCGTTGATCAACTTGAAAAGGGTGACATTCCTCTTGAACAGGCTTTGAAGTTATTTGAAGAAGGCATTCAGCTCTCAAATTCCTGCCGCAAAGAACTCGAGGACGCTGAAGGTAAGGTTGAAATCCTCCTCAAGCAGAACGGCAAGCTCCAGGCTGAGCCGTTCGAACCACCGGCCGAACGAGCCGAGGCCAAACGCTAG